A genomic segment from uncultured Marinifilum sp. encodes:
- a CDS encoding SusC/RagA family TonB-linked outer membrane protein, translating to MKKNNPLGCFFTKKWRKNLLKMKILSFLILVLSFSATAKSYSQNQRVSMEMEQATILDVLNEIKEQTGLRFVYYQDMFDDSAKVDIEVENEEVKEVLDQLLRERGLECEVEEEVITFKEMVKPAPVPVKQEKNKVTGKITDEDGIPLPGVSVMVKGSTIGVATNIDGEYTIEFDGNNVVLVYSFVGMMPQEFVYTGQKLLNVTLTADTEQMAEVVVTGYQTISKERASGSFDKVATDHIEKAASSISERLQGTLAGVNATVRADGSYDFEIRGQSSLFGDAQPLVVIDGFPVVQEEITDEWGQLIERVDPFATINPNDVESITVLKDAAAGSIWGAKSANGVIVITTKKAKKGKLKVDFSSFWKTSSMIDLGYLTNRASSAETIEYERQMFDMAAATSPWTLPFSMTNQASRPHSQAVILMNEHRLGNISEADMNAGLSRLAGLDNRGQLEDQLMQNPFTQQYNLSISGGTEVTSNVLSLMYERGQDNFIGNESEKGTVNFRNNTKLADWLDFDFSGMMQYSSKDRNGVQAYDPVISKYDAYGAITGLQPYEMLLNADGTQANLNNLFYYTPVLNSMIPMESFPYSDWSYNPIQELNSRDFNTEEINARVQAGLNFKLMEGLSINSKILYERLERKNKDIFGANSFTMRKMVNETSSWDQATGAVDPIMPNGGGLQEDRMTITYYNWRNQLNFNRTFAEKHSINFIAGTEISNRVIERSDAVDTYGYYDDERIGVGRLLKTYDANASMWLGSPLRYAGYYYPLSLDDVRGFSYATSRKYSLFANLSYTYNDKYTVTGSYRTDASNLITDNSKYRYSPFWSVGGSWQMSKEDFLADVDWLNRLTVRGTFGYLGNFDPSTSPYPLLAIDGSANRYTGETTASVSNFGNPTLRWEKTRNINVGVDFAVLNSKLHGSIEVYHKLGKDLIVNQSVPSMTGTSTQKFNNGEMVNKGIELKLGTTLPIIGKDIRWSGNLNFAYNKNEITKFFKTTYGQYDLYGGGSSAYSEGKDANTIWAYEYGGLSNIGTEADPLMKPVINGTDGAVYPITTWAPGTDARKYMTAQGTSVAPYIVGFQNSFKIYDFDVSFLVTGKFGHKFRRTGFNYKALWGGNINVNSLYSEVANADPNEIVPIPTSESRYYFYDRYVPYMSYLTESASHIRFQEVNVTYNVPKKFTSKLGLSRVQAYAQANNLGTILWNDFDEDPEYPKGSIKPQKTFTFGLRVSL from the coding sequence ATGAAAAAAAACAACCCATTAGGCTGTTTCTTCACAAAGAAGTGGCGTAAAAACCTGTTAAAAATGAAAATTCTAAGTTTTTTAATACTAGTTCTTTCGTTTAGTGCGACGGCAAAATCTTACTCACAGAATCAAAGAGTAAGTATGGAGATGGAACAGGCAACTATTCTTGATGTTTTAAATGAAATCAAAGAGCAAACTGGTTTGCGCTTTGTTTACTACCAAGACATGTTCGATGATTCGGCTAAGGTTGATATCGAAGTGGAAAATGAAGAAGTAAAAGAAGTTCTTGATCAACTACTAAGAGAAAGAGGTTTGGAATGTGAAGTGGAAGAAGAGGTAATTACTTTTAAAGAAATGGTAAAACCTGCTCCAGTTCCTGTAAAACAAGAAAAGAACAAAGTAACTGGTAAAATTACCGACGAAGATGGTATTCCTTTACCAGGTGTTTCTGTTATGGTAAAAGGTTCAACAATTGGTGTAGCAACCAATATCGATGGTGAATATACCATTGAGTTCGATGGTAACAATGTTGTTTTGGTGTACTCATTTGTTGGGATGATGCCTCAGGAATTTGTTTATACCGGACAAAAGTTATTAAATGTAACTCTTACTGCCGATACTGAACAAATGGCAGAAGTTGTGGTAACTGGTTACCAAACCATTTCTAAGGAAAGAGCTTCTGGTTCATTTGATAAGGTAGCAACAGATCACATTGAAAAAGCAGCTTCAAGTATTTCGGAGCGTTTGCAAGGAACACTAGCAGGTGTAAATGCAACAGTTCGTGCCGATGGTTCTTACGATTTCGAAATTCGTGGACAATCAAGTTTATTTGGTGATGCTCAGCCTTTGGTTGTTATAGATGGTTTCCCTGTTGTTCAGGAAGAGATCACAGATGAGTGGGGACAGCTTATTGAAAGAGTAGATCCATTTGCTACCATTAATCCTAACGATGTAGAAAGTATTACTGTATTGAAGGATGCTGCAGCAGGATCTATTTGGGGAGCAAAATCGGCTAATGGTGTAATTGTTATTACAACTAAAAAAGCCAAAAAAGGAAAACTAAAAGTTGATTTTTCTTCTTTCTGGAAAACTTCTTCTATGATCGACTTAGGTTATTTAACCAATAGAGCTTCCAGTGCTGAAACTATTGAATATGAGAGACAAATGTTTGATATGGCGGCAGCTACAAGTCCTTGGACTTTACCATTTTCTATGACTAATCAAGCTAGTAGACCTCACTCTCAGGCGGTTATTTTAATGAATGAGCATAGACTGGGTAATATCTCTGAAGCTGACATGAATGCTGGTTTAAGCAGATTGGCTGGATTGGATAACAGAGGACAACTTGAAGATCAGTTAATGCAGAATCCTTTCACTCAGCAATACAATTTGAGTATTTCGGGAGGTACCGAAGTTACTTCGAATGTACTGTCTTTAATGTATGAAAGAGGTCAAGATAACTTTATTGGGAATGAGTCTGAAAAAGGAACAGTAAACTTCCGTAACAATACAAAATTAGCTGATTGGCTGGATTTTGATTTTTCAGGAATGATGCAGTATTCTTCAAAAGATCGTAATGGTGTTCAGGCATATGATCCAGTGATAAGTAAGTATGATGCTTATGGAGCAATTACAGGTTTACAGCCTTACGAAATGCTATTAAATGCAGATGGAACACAAGCCAATTTAAATAACTTATTCTATTATACTCCGGTATTAAATAGCATGATTCCTATGGAAAGTTTCCCATATTCAGATTGGTCATATAATCCAATTCAGGAATTAAATTCAAGAGATTTTAATACCGAAGAAATTAATGCCAGAGTTCAGGCAGGTTTGAATTTCAAACTTATGGAAGGGTTAAGCATTAATTCCAAGATATTATACGAGCGTTTGGAGAGAAAGAATAAAGATATTTTTGGAGCAAATTCTTTTACCATGAGAAAAATGGTAAACGAAACTTCATCCTGGGATCAGGCAACAGGTGCTGTAGATCCAATAATGCCGAATGGTGGTGGTTTACAGGAGGATAGAATGACCATTACCTATTACAACTGGCGTAATCAGTTGAATTTCAACAGAACCTTTGCAGAGAAACACTCTATTAACTTTATTGCTGGTACAGAGATTAGTAATAGAGTAATTGAAAGAAGTGATGCTGTTGATACCTATGGTTATTACGATGACGAAAGAATTGGAGTAGGACGTTTACTAAAAACTTACGATGCAAATGCAAGCATGTGGCTTGGATCTCCATTGAGGTATGCAGGTTATTATTACCCTCTTTCTTTAGATGATGTACGTGGTTTTTCTTATGCTACTTCGAGAAAATATTCTTTGTTTGCCAACCTGTCATATACCTATAACGATAAGTATACAGTTACTGGTAGTTATCGTACAGATGCATCGAATCTGATTACTGATAATTCTAAGTACCGTTATTCTCCTTTCTGGTCGGTTGGTGGTAGCTGGCAAATGTCTAAGGAAGATTTCCTTGCTGATGTAGATTGGTTGAATCGATTAACTGTACGTGGTACTTTCGGTTACCTTGGAAACTTTGACCCATCAACTTCTCCATATCCATTATTAGCTATTGATGGATCGGCTAACAGATATACTGGTGAAACAACAGCAAGTGTATCGAATTTTGGTAACCCTACCCTTCGTTGGGAAAAAACCAGAAATATTAACGTGGGAGTTGATTTTGCAGTCCTGAATTCTAAATTGCATGGTTCAATTGAGGTGTATCATAAGTTAGGTAAGGATTTGATCGTTAATCAGTCAGTGCCATCTATGACCGGAACCTCAACACAGAAGTTCAACAATGGTGAGATGGTAAATAAAGGTATCGAATTAAAATTAGGTACTACATTACCAATTATTGGTAAAGATATCAGATGGTCTGGTAATTTAAATTTTGCTTACAATAAAAACGAAATTACCAAGTTCTTTAAAACTACTTATGGACAATACGATTTGTATGGGGGTGGATCAAGTGCTTATTCTGAAGGTAAGGATGCCAATACTATTTGGGCTTATGAGTATGGTGGTTTAAGTAATATTGGTACAGAAGCAGATCCGTTAATGAAGCCGGTTATTAATGGTACTGATGGAGCTGTTTATCCAATTACTACATGGGCTCCTGGTACCGATGCAAGAAAGTATATGACTGCTCAGGGAACTTCAGTTGCTCCTTATATTGTTGGTTTCCAAAACTCATTTAAAATTTACGATTTTGATGTGTCGTTCCTAGTAACAGGTAAATTTGGGCATAAATTCAGACGTACAGGGTTTAATTATAAAGCTCTTTGGGGAGGTAATATTAATGTGAATTCTTTATATTCTGAAGTAGCAAATGCAGATCCAAATGAGATTGTACCAATTCCAACAAGCGAAAGTAGATACTATTTCTATGACAGATACGTTCCTTACATGTCTTACTTAACAGAGTCGGCATCTCATATCCGTTTCCAGGAAGTAAATGTAACTTACAATGTGCCTAAGAAATTTACTTCAAAATTAGGATTAAGCAGAGTTCAGGCTTATGCACAAGCTAATAATTTGGGAACAATACTTTGGAATGATTTCGATGAGGATCCTGAGTATCCAAAGGGATCAATTAAACCACAAAAGACATTTACTTTTGGTTTAAGAGTTAGCTTATAA
- a CDS encoding FecR domain-containing protein: MDNHTDYIDKIVDHLAGKASEDQVKDMEKWLAQSDENKEIYRDVVRSYYQVNNNANWEKVNVFAAKKNINSKLKSKKKIPFWSIAASVAVIIGVSLTVLFTDFNKEEQLAQVEVIEAGQRGAELILSNGESMELKETQKWLREKDGSILKIDSAKGIIYDAKASKADQLIYNTIKVARGQEYNMQLADGTRVWLNADSELRFPVEFVGKNRKVFLKGEAYFDVAKDKNKQFIVNAHGQDVKVYGTEFNVNAYDESLVKTVLVEGSVSVTMESYDVEEKMVPGELFMANCKNGSTSKQKVDVYPYIAWKDGNFIFRNERLEDIMQRLERWYQIKVFFADHESKEQLLVGDMKRYDSIDKLLYFIQKGTNVQFDVNGDVIVVKSK; the protein is encoded by the coding sequence ATGGATAATCACACCGATTATATTGATAAAATAGTTGACCATTTGGCGGGGAAAGCTTCTGAAGATCAGGTAAAAGATATGGAGAAGTGGCTTGCCCAAAGCGATGAAAATAAAGAAATCTATCGCGATGTGGTAAGGTCATACTATCAGGTAAATAACAATGCCAATTGGGAAAAGGTAAATGTTTTTGCTGCTAAAAAGAATATTAATTCGAAATTAAAAAGCAAAAAGAAAATACCTTTCTGGTCGATTGCAGCATCTGTTGCAGTAATTATTGGAGTAAGTCTTACAGTTTTGTTTACCGATTTTAATAAAGAAGAACAGCTGGCACAGGTTGAAGTTATTGAAGCAGGACAAAGAGGAGCTGAATTGATTCTTTCCAATGGAGAATCGATGGAGTTGAAGGAAACGCAAAAGTGGTTGCGAGAGAAGGATGGTTCGATTCTGAAAATTGATTCTGCAAAAGGAATTATTTACGATGCAAAGGCATCGAAAGCCGATCAATTAATTTACAATACCATTAAAGTGGCCAGAGGTCAGGAGTACAACATGCAATTGGCAGATGGTACACGTGTTTGGTTGAATGCAGATTCGGAACTGAGATTTCCTGTAGAATTTGTTGGTAAAAACAGAAAGGTATTCTTAAAAGGTGAAGCATATTTTGATGTGGCAAAAGACAAGAATAAGCAATTTATTGTGAATGCTCACGGTCAGGATGTAAAAGTTTATGGTACCGAGTTTAATGTAAATGCTTACGATGAGAGCTTGGTGAAAACTGTATTGGTAGAAGGTAGCGTAAGTGTTACTATGGAATCTTATGATGTGGAAGAAAAAATGGTTCCTGGTGAACTATTTATGGCAAACTGTAAGAACGGAAGTACTAGCAAGCAAAAAGTGGATGTTTATCCTTATATCGCTTGGAAAGACGGCAATTTTATTTTCAGGAATGAGCGTTTAGAGGATATCATGCAACGACTGGAGCGTTGGTATCAGATAAAAGTATTTTTTGCAGATCACGAGTCCAAAGAACAATTGTTGGTTGGTGATATGAAGCGATACGACAGTATTGATAAGTTACTGTACTTTATTCAGAAAGGTACTAATGTACAGTTCGATGTAAATGGAGATGTAATCGTTGTGAAATCAAAATAA
- a CDS encoding sigma-70 family RNA polymerase sigma factor, translating to MPTDYIILGAIKKGDKKGLDNLFERYYKPLVLFANAYLNDIHLSEDIVQEQFIKFWNAELYKGLQTSKVLSSYLFTLVKNASLNQIKKVDVLAKTAEFSHFDFAEEEARRLADDGIQKVHKALDELPEKTKMVVECIMLQNMRYKEAAEELEVSVNTIKTLLRGGLAKLKESLKDRQDLFILFFMK from the coding sequence ATGCCCACTGATTACATCATTTTAGGAGCTATAAAAAAAGGCGATAAGAAAGGCTTAGACAATCTTTTTGAAAGATACTACAAGCCGCTTGTCCTATTCGCCAATGCCTATTTGAATGATATTCATCTCTCCGAAGATATCGTACAAGAGCAGTTTATTAAATTCTGGAATGCTGAATTGTATAAGGGTTTGCAGACTTCAAAAGTATTAAGTTCCTATTTGTTTACACTGGTTAAAAATGCTTCATTAAATCAAATTAAGAAGGTTGATGTATTGGCCAAAACAGCAGAATTTTCTCATTTTGATTTCGCAGAAGAAGAAGCAAGGCGTTTGGCCGATGATGGAATACAAAAAGTGCACAAAGCATTGGACGAACTACCAGAAAAAACCAAAATGGTGGTAGAATGTATCATGCTTCAGAATATGCGTTACAAAGAAGCAGCAGAAGAACTGGAAGTCTCGGTAAACACCATTAAAACCTTATTAAGAGGAGGTTTGGCTAAACTGAAAGAAAGCCTGAAAGATCGACAAGATTTGTTTATTCTGTTCTTTATGAAATAA
- a CDS encoding TlpA disulfide reductase family protein, whose protein sequence is MKNLLVILSICLAFTSCQTKPKTVHLKGELKNFANEFKMTKHSPVGLLLKEGVTITLDDQNRFDVMFELEEAAYYRLGRNLLYLSPGDHLELICDMNKPEVGSFTGDAVEACEYLKTKPFPKGGSYLTQGGNMLKDNPTKEMVRERVATKVKTRQAELDALQNVSKKFRKMEEGRIVFDAANSLKSYGFYAAFMSKVPQDKIKQFAEEATAFFKNDIDRYCANGNDADYLNVDTYLSVVDRCIQLVGEENFDQKILDFGKAYPLIMQLGFNGPIASVLNEKNECLEQIKTQEYLDAINKSFAKYDLIMPGQMADDLNMKNQAGEAVNLSDFKGKIVVIDVWATWCGPCKAESPYFEKLAEKYKDNANLQFVSISIDTNVKAWEKYLAKHEKTSEQLICNRTEFEKYILQGVPRFMIIGKKGEIIDVFAPIPSKPELEEMIVKQLG, encoded by the coding sequence ATGAAAAATTTATTAGTAATACTAAGTATCTGTTTGGCATTTACTTCATGTCAAACAAAACCCAAAACAGTTCACCTTAAAGGTGAGTTGAAAAACTTTGCAAACGAATTTAAAATGACAAAACACTCTCCTGTAGGTTTGTTACTAAAAGAGGGGGTTACAATTACTTTAGATGATCAAAATCGATTTGATGTAATGTTTGAATTAGAGGAAGCTGCATACTATCGTTTAGGTAGAAATCTTCTTTATCTTTCTCCTGGAGATCATTTGGAATTGATTTGCGATATGAATAAGCCAGAAGTAGGAAGTTTTACTGGTGATGCAGTCGAAGCCTGTGAATATTTAAAAACAAAACCTTTTCCTAAAGGGGGGTCGTACCTTACTCAAGGTGGGAATATGTTGAAAGATAATCCTACAAAAGAAATGGTTCGTGAGCGTGTTGCCACAAAGGTAAAAACCAGACAAGCCGAATTGGATGCCTTACAAAATGTGAGCAAGAAATTCAGGAAAATGGAAGAAGGCAGAATCGTGTTCGATGCAGCTAATTCATTAAAGTCTTATGGTTTTTATGCGGCATTTATGTCTAAAGTACCACAAGATAAAATAAAACAATTCGCAGAGGAGGCTACGGCATTTTTCAAGAATGATATTGATCGTTATTGTGCAAATGGTAATGATGCAGATTACTTGAATGTGGATACTTATCTTTCGGTTGTAGATAGATGTATTCAGCTTGTTGGAGAAGAGAATTTCGATCAGAAGATTCTTGATTTTGGGAAGGCTTATCCACTTATCATGCAACTTGGTTTTAACGGTCCGATTGCTTCTGTTCTTAATGAAAAGAACGAATGTCTGGAACAAATTAAAACGCAAGAATATTTGGATGCCATTAACAAGTCTTTCGCTAAGTATGATTTAATTATGCCGGGACAAATGGCAGATGATTTGAATATGAAGAATCAGGCTGGCGAAGCTGTTAATTTATCTGACTTCAAAGGAAAAATTGTGGTAATTGACGTTTGGGCAACCTGGTGTGGACCTTGTAAGGCTGAATCGCCATATTTCGAGAAACTGGCCGAAAAATATAAAGACAATGCCAATTTACAATTTGTGTCCATTAGTATTGATACAAATGTAAAAGCCTGGGAAAAATACTTGGCAAAGCATGAGAAAACTTCTGAGCAATTAATTTGTAACAGAACTGAGTTCGAAAAGTATATTTTACAAGGCGTTCCCCGTTTTATGATTATTGGCAAAAAAGGTGAAATTATTGATGTATTTGCACCAATTCCATCAAAACCTGAGCTGGAAGAGATGATTGTAAAACAGCTTGGCTAA
- a CDS encoding thioredoxin fold domain-containing protein produces MKKIFGMIVALLICGNVFSQGIEFEHIGFQQALDKAKAEGKMVFMDCYTVWCGPCKHLAKNVFPQKEVGDYFNANFVNLKMDMEKGEGPALLKKYGVKGFPTLLYLDAEGNVLYKRVGGTDPEGLIADAKLSADPTERLEYVRVKYEEGDRTKAIVSKYISLLRKNYLEAELKKVGGEFLSNLSNEDLFKDDNFKTYLSIGGDYKSEKFNYVVENKAKFIEISDEKSVSGFIMMTFYGDLRKIAMGSSIEDLDHIINAYKKVVPGKQTISMLNNFYGMFYLNNGMFEKLIDLKEKDFEVAKNHSNEMYCNLMVSTGIQLLMNPKAVENKIVLQKVEEWVKKAIAIQPELPNAYTCNAFLYKTKGNKELALKNVNTAIEKIKSTGKEADQRTLDLKKSIEAM; encoded by the coding sequence ATGAAAAAAATATTTGGAATGATAGTGGCATTGCTTATTTGCGGCAATGTTTTTTCACAAGGAATTGAATTTGAACACATCGGTTTTCAGCAAGCTTTAGATAAGGCAAAAGCAGAAGGAAAAATGGTGTTTATGGATTGTTATACCGTTTGGTGTGGTCCGTGTAAACACTTGGCAAAAAATGTATTCCCACAAAAAGAAGTTGGTGATTATTTCAATGCCAATTTCGTGAACCTTAAAATGGATATGGAAAAAGGAGAAGGGCCAGCTTTGTTAAAAAAATATGGTGTAAAAGGTTTTCCAACTTTACTGTATTTAGATGCAGAAGGAAATGTTCTGTACAAAAGAGTCGGAGGAACAGATCCAGAAGGATTAATTGCCGATGCAAAATTGTCTGCAGATCCTACCGAGCGCCTTGAATATGTGAGAGTAAAGTACGAAGAAGGAGATAGAACTAAGGCAATTGTATCCAAGTATATCAGTCTGCTAAGAAAGAATTACCTGGAAGCAGAATTGAAAAAAGTTGGAGGTGAATTCTTAAGTAATCTATCTAACGAGGATTTATTTAAGGACGATAATTTTAAAACTTATTTGAGCATTGGCGGAGATTATAAGAGTGAAAAATTTAATTATGTAGTTGAAAATAAGGCAAAATTCATTGAAATTTCTGATGAAAAATCTGTTTCGGGTTTCATCATGATGACTTTTTATGGAGACTTGAGAAAAATAGCTATGGGTAGCAGTATTGAGGACTTGGACCATATAATAAATGCCTACAAAAAAGTTGTTCCTGGTAAACAGACTATAAGTATGCTAAATAATTTTTATGGAATGTTTTATTTAAATAATGGAATGTTCGAAAAACTAATCGACTTAAAAGAAAAGGATTTTGAAGTTGCTAAAAATCACAGTAACGAAATGTATTGTAATTTGATGGTAAGTACAGGAATCCAATTATTGATGAATCCTAAAGCTGTTGAAAATAAAATCGTACTGCAAAAGGTTGAGGAATGGGTTAAGAAAGCTATCGCAATTCAACCAGAATTACCTAACGCATATACTTGTAATGCATTTTTATACAAAACAAAAGGAAATAAAGAATTGGCTTTGAAAAATGTGAATACAGCTATCGAGAAAATAAAATCAACAGGAAAAGAAGCAGATCAGCGTACACTTGACCTTAAGAAATCTATAGAGGCAATGTAA
- a CDS encoding thioredoxin family protein, with protein sequence MKKIFGMLVALLICGNVFSQGIEFEHGTFEEALAKAKAQNKPLFMDVYTSWCGPCKKLSKQVFPNKLVGDYFNKNFVCYKLQADKNDGVSPKIAEKYKITAYPTLMWLDGDGKILHISIGYKEAEPLVEEAKIVFDEDKRVGAIVEKWNNGDRSFETAQKYFAFDCNARGEFDEYFKQLSDKEKLDALCWKMIKDVRINPESKTMEYIVRHRTEFVNVSNAWEFERTINRVIQPYIVSSYGKNGYDELLKKYADWGVENIDCFSKKGEWTKLLKDGNFSSFEMSAKEYISDYAETEKVYFELIEKMYSNLRNQDYSSYANKKIAVEWANKSKVIPGKEISHKILLIKANVIAGNTTAASEIGKTCLKELEGKDDFLSNFFRDYISDITKGIK encoded by the coding sequence ATGAAAAAAATATTTGGAATGTTAGTGGCATTGTTGATTTGTGGCAATGTTTTTTCACAAGGAATTGAATTTGAACATGGCACTTTCGAAGAAGCACTAGCAAAAGCAAAAGCTCAGAATAAACCATTGTTTATGGATGTGTACACATCTTGGTGCGGGCCTTGTAAAAAATTATCGAAGCAGGTATTTCCAAATAAGCTTGTAGGAGATTACTTCAATAAAAATTTTGTTTGCTATAAGCTACAAGCCGATAAAAATGATGGAGTGAGTCCAAAAATTGCAGAAAAATATAAAATTACTGCATATCCAACTTTAATGTGGTTGGATGGAGATGGAAAAATCCTTCATATCTCGATAGGATATAAAGAGGCAGAGCCTTTGGTAGAAGAGGCAAAAATTGTATTTGATGAAGATAAAAGAGTAGGCGCAATTGTTGAAAAATGGAATAATGGTGATAGATCTTTTGAAACAGCCCAAAAATATTTTGCTTTCGATTGCAATGCCAGAGGTGAGTTTGATGAATACTTCAAACAACTATCAGATAAGGAGAAATTGGATGCTTTATGCTGGAAAATGATTAAAGATGTCAGAATTAATCCTGAAAGTAAAACCATGGAATATATAGTAAGGCATAGAACTGAGTTTGTTAATGTATCCAATGCATGGGAATTTGAAAGAACTATTAATAGAGTAATTCAACCTTATATAGTTAGTAGTTATGGTAAGAATGGTTATGACGAACTTCTTAAGAAATATGCTGATTGGGGAGTTGAAAATATTGACTGCTTTTCAAAGAAAGGGGAATGGACTAAGCTTTTAAAAGATGGTAATTTTTCATCTTTCGAAATGTCAGCTAAAGAGTATATATCAGATTATGCTGAAACAGAGAAGGTTTATTTTGAGTTGATAGAAAAAATGTATTCTAATTTGAGAAATCAAGATTATTCTTCTTATGCAAATAAGAAAATAGCTGTTGAATGGGCTAATAAATCGAAAGTAATTCCGGGAAAAGAAATCTCGCACAAGATTTTGTTGATTAAAGCGAATGTTATTGCCGGAAATACCACTGCAGCTTCAGAAATTGGCAAAACTTGCTTGAAAGAGTTGGAAGGAAAGGATGATTTCTTATCTAATTTCTTTCGCGATTATATCTCTGATATTACAAAAGGAATTAAATAA
- a CDS encoding redoxin domain-containing protein → MKSFNFILFALLAIISSCTTQVDNKYHITGTGWDKYNGNEFRIAVQDTSDLGLKVLAKAQIIEGNFILAGEIEHPQSAYLGIYTSDGEFAGWKQNYIAESGELLMELKTDAKKATILGGNYNDIIFRDIAENAEINSAKKELDEFSKKFYGLKKEEQDQLAKDKFMKLYKKHTDLLKVAYTKLFENHEDPYVRLLCISHLRGMENIKEELASLEKEIGTVPEISMYRYSMKKAEEAAKNRKTVGVGSIVQDFTAKNLEGESFNLANVLKENKYVLVEFWASWCSPCRAEIPHMKKAYSHFKDKEFEIVSFTLDHVQKSWKKASDKEQIPWINVGDLKAHASPVVQMYGVQGVPANFLVNAKGEIVAVNLRGTQLDEKLEELLK, encoded by the coding sequence ATGAAAAGTTTTAATTTTATATTATTCGCTCTTTTAGCAATAATATCTAGTTGTACAACACAAGTAGATAATAAATACCACATTACAGGTACTGGTTGGGACAAGTATAATGGTAATGAGTTTAGAATAGCAGTGCAAGATACTTCTGACTTAGGATTAAAAGTTTTGGCAAAAGCACAAATCATAGAGGGGAACTTTATTCTTGCAGGTGAAATTGAACACCCACAATCGGCCTATTTAGGAATATATACTTCGGATGGTGAATTTGCAGGTTGGAAACAGAATTATATTGCAGAGTCTGGAGAGTTGCTAATGGAACTGAAAACAGATGCTAAGAAAGCTACTATTTTAGGAGGTAATTATAATGATATAATTTTTAGGGATATTGCTGAGAATGCGGAGATTAATTCTGCGAAAAAAGAGTTGGATGAGTTCTCTAAAAAATTCTACGGATTAAAAAAAGAAGAGCAAGATCAGTTGGCTAAGGATAAGTTTATGAAACTTTATAAAAAGCATACGGATCTCTTAAAAGTGGCATATACAAAACTATTTGAAAATCATGAAGATCCATATGTGAGATTGTTGTGCATTTCTCATCTTCGAGGAATGGAAAATATTAAAGAGGAGTTAGCAAGCTTGGAGAAAGAGATTGGAACAGTTCCAGAAATTAGTATGTACAGATACAGTATGAAAAAGGCTGAGGAAGCTGCAAAAAATAGAAAAACGGTAGGAGTTGGTAGCATTGTACAGGATTTTACTGCTAAAAATTTGGAAGGAGAATCGTTTAATCTGGCTAATGTATTAAAAGAAAATAAGTATGTTTTGGTAGAGTTTTGGGCATCGTGGTGCTCGCCATGTCGTGCAGAAATTCCTCACATGAAAAAAGCTTATTCACATTTTAAAGACAAAGAATTTGAGATTGTCTCTTTCACTTTGGATCATGTACAAAAATCATGGAAAAAAGCCTCAGATAAAGAGCAAATTCCATGGATTAATGTTGGAGATTTAAAAGCACATGCAAGTCCTGTAGTTCAAATGTATGGTGTACAAGGTGTACCTGCTAACTTCCTGGTAAATGCCAAAGGTGAAATTGTAGCAGTGAATTTAAGAGGAACACAACTTGATGAAAAATTAGAAGAACTTTTAAAATAG